CTCATTGCCCTTCGGGTCGTACAGCGTCAAGCCGTAGTTGTCGCCATCGCCGATGCGCTTGTAGCTCTCGCCGCCAATGAAGGGTGCGGGCATTTGTCCAAGCGCGAGGCGGTCCGCGCCGGTCGCGCCGAGGAAGATGATGCCGTCGGAGGCATCGTCCTTGCGCACGCGGTCCTTGCTGGCCGGTACCGGTGCGCCGATCAGGATGCGGTCGTGTCCCTGCGCATCGGTGATCACCAGGCCCTGTGCCCGGAGAATCGGGTCCGGTCTGGTCGGTGTGTCTGGCTTGCGCAGCAATGGCACGGCAGCCAGTGCGATCACCGCCAGCAGGGCGATGATCACCAGCATGCGCAAACGCGCTACTTCCCGTTGCAAGCGATTCCAGTCTTCCACGCGGACGTCGGTCTGTTCGGACATGCGTTGTCTTCCTTTTCCGGGTTGGGAATGCTGGGCCGGGCAGTCGCGACGCGGCATGCCGCGGACGCGCGCAGCTCTCACAGCTTACCGCGGCCGCACGAGTGCTGGTGCGCGCGGGAACACCGCCTGAACTTGCGGTGGCGTAAGCTGCTTGAGGGCGAATCTCTGCCCGGGAGAAGTTCGGTGAAGAAAGAAGATGAAACGCACATGCAGATCGTTTCGGCGGACATCAGCTCGGAATCGCTGACCGGCATGGTGATCTTCCGGCCGCATTGCATGTCCCGTGCGGGGCGCAAGGTGGACGAAGCCGGCAAGAGCGGCAACTGGTATGCCTTGCGTCCCGCCGAGGTGCGCAGCTTCGCGCGGGCGCTGCTGGATGCGGCCGATACGCTGGATCTGAAAACGAAGACGCTGCAGGCGGCGAAGACGGCGACGGGCTGACCGCTGTGCCGGCGCGCGACTCGAAGGGAGCGCGCATCGAACGCACCGCCGAAGGCTTCCACGCCCGCGTGGTGCAGCACGAGTGTGACCACCTGATCGGTTGGCTGTACCCCTCACGCATCACCGACTTCGGCAAGTTCGGCTATACCGAGGTGCCGTTTCCGGGCCAGAACATGGAGACGGCTGATGCGCGCGATGTGGAATGACACCGTTCTCGCAGAGAGCAACGATACGGTGGTGGTCGAGGGCAACCACTATTTCCCCGCCGACTCGCTCCGGCGCGAGTATTTCCGCGACAGCGATCATCACAGTATCTGTCCATGGAAGGGCACGGCGAGTTACTACGACCTGGTTGTC
This genomic stretch from Rhodanobacter thiooxydans harbors:
- a CDS encoding DUF427 domain-containing protein encodes the protein MRAMWNDTVLAESNDTVVVEGNHYFPADSLRREYFRDSDHHSICPWKGTASYYDLVVGDAINPQAAWYYLQPKDAAAQIKGRVAFWHGVEVVG